Genomic window (Neurospora crassa OR74A linkage group VI, whole genome shotgun sequence):
ATTTTTCTTGGGTGACAAGCCTCTTTTGAAGATGATTGGCTGCCATGTCCAACTGGAGTCTCTTAACAAGAGGAGAAAAGAGCAGGGCGCCTCAAGCCATGGTAGTATCAACCAATCAACACCTTGGGCGGCAGTTACACGGCTCTTGCCTCTGACATTGGTAAATGAGGCAGACGAGCGGATGGATACGTTTGACGCTGCGATTGCTTTGACATCGTGAAGCGTTATACGGGATCTTCGGAAGAAGAATACCTACATATTCTTTTCTGGTGCGGGTTTGCCTTCCTGGGGCTCGCTTGGCGTGACTTGGCGGGGACGAGGCGTCATGCATTTGAAGTCGGCAACTGCTAATAGGACCGCCGCTCCAACTGAATGACAATTCCACTTGTGTGATTGCCCCTTCTGGTATTATCCCTCGCGCAATCCCTGACATTAAGATATGTATGACAGTAATTGAAGATTGAGGTTCGGTGTCAGAAATGCATAGTACCTGAACAATCATCAAATCATCACCACTCAGGCACGCCAGGGCGATCAATGAAGAGTTGGTGATGCCCTTGACGTCTTATCGGCCCGCAGATGAGCCATGGTATGAATGCATCAACGTTGAGTCGTTTATTGAGTCCATTCCGTTCAGCCACGCGTCCCAGCTGTCCCGAAACCATCGGGTGGTGAAGCCACATTAATGCAAGTCTCAGGGGCATCTGCAACTGGAATGGAGGATGAATGTTTATGGAACATGCCGTTGCCGCATGGGCTACATATCATTCGTATTCGATCGCCGGTTGCCGACTGATTCACGATATCAAAACGTGGCTAATCCGCAGGCATCGTTGGCGTTGTGTGGATGAGCTGTATTGCAGTCGGGCCTTGAACAGGCTCTGCCAGGATCATGGATGACGCCAACGCTGACGGCGCAGGATCGCATTGTTTGCAAGCGACGACGGGCGCGAAGTGGAAAATAGGACTTGGGATAGGTAGCTCATTACCAGCCAAGCCGATGCCCGTGCAAGTTGTCGGCCACGGACGCGGGACCGGCGCTACCCTCGCCGGCGGGACCCACCCGGAGCGGGTCTAGGTGTCTAGCGTAAACTCTCGGCGTGGGGTACCAACTAGACCAACCTACTGCGTATGTATCAGGGTTCATCGGCACAACAGCCTCGTCTTTTGGTTTTGTCGTTGAAGCTGGGGTCCTCGGCAGTCGGAAAGACCactcctttttttccatcATGTGGACGGATGATGGGTTTGAGTTGAGACGAGAGCTACATACTGCGCAGATCGAACGCTGGTTGCCGTTGCAGTGTTTCGTTTACCCCTCGCTTCAGACCTCAGGGGTACTGTGACCGGCATTCCATATCTGCTCCGGAGGCCTAGTCTTAAGAGATCACCATTGTGACCGGACTCTCTCCGTCCGGCTTGAGTGTTTGGATGCTGTTCGTTTCGTTTCACCGGGACGCAGCAATGGTTGCAGTGATGGCGTGCAGGGCTCCATTCTAGGGGAAATGACGGAACAGTGTCTCCCGAAGTGCGTGTGGAAGCTGGGGAAGCAAAACGGCATCCCTGTGTCGAGAAGCCCCTGGGTATTGCCCAAGTTGAGTGATACATACATATGGGTGCTGTCTTGCACTTTTGCACATCATGGCCATGACATTGTGATGTTGAGACTTGGTGACTCTCGTCAACACCACCCCCGAAAGTAGAGGGACGTTGGCCGTGTCAGGTGCCGGAGTTTGTTGAGGCCATTTCGAGTTCACGACCTCATGTGAAGCATGGCTTGATACGTGGCGTGCAAGATGGACGACGGGGTGGATTGTCTGCCGCTGATTGGGTCGGGTGATCATCTGCTGGAGTGCGTTGTCAAGCCGAGTTTTGAATCCTATCAACTTGCTGGTCTGTCTAAACAAGGGATTGtcgagtggaggaggaggagaaggaagaggaggaggaggggatccTCAATGACGGTCTCCTCGGTGGTGGGACACCAATAGGCCTACACTACACCCTAGACCCGAACCCTAAAGGGACCCGACAAGTACCCTGGCCTGCGAAGCACGGGCCCCATGACTGCCTGACTGAGAGTGACTGATCTCATGCTTTTCTCAACCTTAGTTCTTTGTCAGTTTGGGCGACGCTGACGaggtcctcctcttccacttctccgcTCTCCAACCACCACTGTCGATTTCAGTTATGGACATGCATGCATCATCAAGTTCCGTCGACGCCTCGCTTTTGGAAATGACGATAATCGCAGGTGCAATGCAGTCCAATTGATTGCGCCCGTCGGTCGCGGTTACCGGCACGGACTGGTCTCGTACAGTACTGTAGCTGGCCCGACTCTCACTGCTCCGACTGGCAGACCATCCATCGGAATAGAGTAGACCGCTTTCGGCCAAAGCTTGAACCCCTCGTCTGTTTCATGTCTGGACATCGGGCTCCAGACCCGGCCAATGGCATCCATGGCTTCCAATCAAAGCCCATTGTCCGCCGAACATCTGTCGACCTCTCAACCACTCATCCAGATCCTATGGGACGATCCAGGAGCCGAGGGCATGGGGCAtgggcatggacatggacatgggaaCCTGCAAATCCAAAACGACATGGGCGGAAACGGACAGAAGGGCAAAGATGGGATTCCCAAAAGATCCAGATATCCAAGACCGGCAAGACAGACAATCAACGAGCACGTCGACGCGTCGGTGTTGATTGTGACTCGATCGACACTCGACCTTGAAGCAAGTGAGTGCAAGATAGGGATGGACGGCCAAGGCGTGCCTCCCATGGAAACATCGCTTCAATGCCATATTGCTGCCGCCTACAAGGGCTGCAGATACTGGGAGTTACAGACTGGTCCTTTGCACGACCTGCGACAATATCCTCCCTTGGCCGTATGAACTGGAATGGCCAATTGGGATATATCAAAAGTTCGCAATCTTTACACCTTCCCTTGATGCCATGTCACCTACAGAACGGCGTCGATAAAGGTGCATCACCATCCATGATTCTTGCTGCCCTTTCCACCACATGTCAGGTCGCTAACATTTCGACTCTTCCTTGACCTGATTCAGAGACCCTCATTGGACTCCATTCAACCATCAAGTGTTTGTTATTTTGGGGATACCCTGTCCTCCTCTAGGTATCTTTGTCTGTACCACGTCGTCCTCCAAGCCAAAACATCGAACACGCTACGAACTCGTACAAGTCCAACCCCGCTGAAACCCCTGGTCCGCTTCGCCTCAGAAGTTGCCGCCGCACCCAGAGCCTCCGAGAGCGAATCAGACAGCGCCGACGTGTGGCACTGGGCGACTGCTCGAACAAGGCAATTCTGGCAGAGAGAAACGCCGTCAGCACTCGACTCTACAACCGCCGCGCTGTACACATTAGCGCGCGACTGTTCCATTGCAGTGGCAGTCCGTCGCCCAGAATAAACCGGCACTTTTCAGGGCCGTCGGGTCGGTCAAACGACGTACATATTAATTCAAACAGCGTCCCGTCGTCGAAAAGgaaacatcaccaccgcgcTCCAAAGcaccaaccaacaccaacaccgcAAGCGTTGACGCCTGCCTTTCCTTTTCAGTCGCATCAACAGCCGGGTATCCACAACGACAACCTATAGACAAGTCGCCTGCAGGATCAGGATTTCCACTCATAATAACTCATACACTACACCGGTTACCGTGTCTTTGACGATTCGCTATCTATCGAAGCCAATTCAGTAGTGCTGGTCACTTTTACAGCCGACGTCCAAACACTCCACCCATTGCCGGGACCAAGCTGCTGAACATCAGTTCATTCCGAACATCACAAAGTCAAGCTGCCTCCCCCAGGCCCACCGCCGACACCGACCCCAAACCCAACCCAAAACTCAACATCAAACTCTGCAAAAAAAGAGAGTCGTGTTTAGGTGAGTCGCATCGCAATACCACATACACTACAACTGCATCCAGCCGGGACTGCCTTTTCCCGAGGTATCCCCATTTCAGCAGCTCTGGCATGGTCCCACACCGAAGCCGACGGCGTTGTCCGCTCACAAGTGCCCTGAATCTTGCCTTCGAGACAGCTGTCTTGGGTGATTGGTTGCATTGACAAGACTAACCAGCCAGACAGGGATCTCCAGTGCCCAAGTTCGCCCCCGGCCACTGCCAACCCACTCCCGTAACCCATCGTGACTTGTGCAGCATTCCAGCCAGGCCCGTTCACGCCTGGAACCACGCTGATCTCACCCCCCCTCTCGGCCCATCCTTGACACCCGACCCTACACGCCCCCACTGCGACTGCGTCCGGTTCAGTGGGCCACCCACCACGACCTTGCTCTCACGGTTGAGAATCACGGCACCACACCAACCAGCCCAGCTCACGCAACCCCCTTGCCGGTAGTGTACCGCACGCCCTGTCCACCTGGGCTCCCGTCACCTCCTGGGAACGCCTGCTCAGCCTCGTGTAGTGTACTTTGCTTTCTCGTTTTTGCACGTCACCCCCCGGGCCCCTTCTGACGAACAGCCACCGAGACACGCAACAAAAAGTGGAAAAGCCCAAGGTCTAGAAAGCCCACTCAGAAGCCTCCAGCAGTGACCCATCGCTACCCGACCCTACTACCACACTACATATTTACTAAGCTCATTACCCCAActttttctccctttttcATACATAGTGCCTCATCCCGCCCGCATAAGCTTCGCCGCACGTcaaccttcttcaccttggTCCCACACCCTTTTCCCATTTCTTGTTATATCATCACCAGGGTGACCGTCCTCGCCAACATTCCCTACCCCCACAACTCCTCTTGTTGACATTTCGTCATCagcgttttttttttcatcctTCTCAACCCACATCAACAATACAATCTCACTCACAATGGGTCTACCATCATCAACGAGCATGAGCCTCAACGAGCTCAATGCAAAGGCTCTCGACAACTTTGTCTACAGCAAGGTCGACAGGGACATGATCAGGTTTTTGGCTACCGCCGCCAGCGAGGTTATCCAATGCGATCCCACCATgatgccatcaccaacagTCGCGGCCACTTCTGGAAGGGAACAGCAACCCACGGCGCCACCCAAGGTTGTCAAATGTGAAGATGGCGGACTACCTACCCTCGAGGCCTTCATCAGCCAGCTTGTCGTCAGCTCCAACGTCCAGGTTCCCACTCTCATGTCGAGTCTGGTCTACCTCAGACGTCTAAAGTCCCGCCTTCAACCCAATGCCAAGGGCCTCCGCTGCACCACCCATCGCATCTTCCTCGCTGCCCTCATCTTGGCCGCCAAGTATCTCAACGACAGCAGTCCCAAGAACAAGCACTGGGCCAGCTACACCAACATGTCGAGCTCCGCCTACAACTTTGGCTTCAGCCGCACCGAGGTCAACCTGATGGAGAAGCAGCTTCTCTGCCTGTTGGATTGGGAACTGCGCATCACCGAGGAGGATCTCTACCGCGAGCTGGACTACTTCCTGGCCCCCATCCGCCGTGATTACGAGGTCCGTTATGCCCGTCGCATGCGcgagaaggccgagaagcgccagcgccagttggaggaggaggcctgGGTCCAggttgccgctgccgccgccgccgcccagcacatccagcagcagcagcaacaacagcaacagcctaCTTACAtctctcctccctcatccCGCGGCAGCTCCCGCTCGCGCAACGGTTACGCCTCTCGCGACACCTCGCCACCCGGTCTTTCCAGCTCCGCATCTTCGTACACCAGCTCCACCAGCCGCTCGACAACCCCCGACAGCGAACTGGATCTTCCTCACTCTTACGTTGCCATCAACGGCGACGACTACTACCAGTCTGCTGCTATCCCGCCTTGCGTACCGGAGAAGGATGCCGCGGCCGTGTACTTCAGCAACACGCGCGGCGCTGCCGTCTCCGCCGCCGGTACCAAGCGGGGTGTTCTCCCCTACGAGATTACGGCTGAGGACCTCGATGATTCCAGCAGGGTGAAGCGCATGCGCGGCATGCTTGGGCGTGTGTTTGGCGCTAACGCTGACCGGAACGTTATTCCGGTCCGGTAATTTCCTGACCTGTTTGATTAACCAAGGTCAAGTTTTGCTTTTTATGTTTTTCTACTtgtctcatcatcatcaccactccTCATTACTCCATGCATTGCATCCAAATGCATTGATTGCATTCATAACGGCGTTTTATCACTTTTTGGGAAAGGGTGGCAATTGTTTGTCTTAGAGAcctgtctttttttttacacACCAAAAAGCGAGGTGTTCATTGGCTGGCGAAGTTCTACATCAGCATcattgtcatcatcatcatcatcgtcgtcgtcgcagCATTTTCATACAGGGGTGGGCTGGTGATTGTATCGTCTGtttctgtcttttttttgctttttgatCGTTGGGCATATACTACTGTCATCTGTCATGTCTCCTACTAATGACGGGAACGAATGGGCTTTTTGGGTGGGAGTACGAGAGCATTACCGGaatatggatggatgggttaTATGATGGGAATATCGTATGATGATGGACGATGAAGGAAAGGACGGGTCTTCCAGCATCAAGAAACTGCCGGAATCTTTTTTACTACATACAAAACCAAACAAAGAAATGGAATGTCATTCACAACATGCTCCCCAAAAGAAGGGGCAGCATGGTGATGATTCAAACAATCTTTCTGCCTTTCTCCGCCTCAAATCGGCTTTCACTTGTGACTGTTCTTGCTTGCGAATAAGAGATCAACTCTTCATTTGAGCACGCAATCCGGCGAGACTCCATCGCCTCGGCGTTACtctgtattttttttttctcctatTAAATCTTCTCAACACGTGGTCGTGTGTTCTCGACACGACAACCATTATGCGAATAACCAGGTTCgtccttggtgatggcggtcCTTGTTCTGGCTAAAATCCAACCGATGCAGTTACGAAAGCCCCATAATAAAAACTGTGGAACCCTCGTGTAGGATGGAGTACAATATGTACACATTGATGCAACTCCAACAGAACAGCAATGTTGGGGATGGAAAGCCAGGAAGCAAGCTGTGGAGCATCTACATAGTGTAGATGCTGACACATTTGGATACATACCTATGCATGGCAAAGGGGACGGGATGTGATGGGAATCTGGAATgtggaaaaaaagggaatgaatgaatgaatgaatgaatgtgCCACTAGTGTAAATGCGGAATGTGCTCCCGTTCCGTTCCTGATCGTCGTCGAggtgtcagtcagtcagtcagtcaggtACATGCGGAGATACTTACgtagtagtgtatgtacatagTGTAGTCGTGTACgtatccatccattcatccatgCCTACGGTAGGATCTTGGAATTCATAATGGGCAGGGGTGGGGGGGAAGATGGATGCTAAGACGCACGtgcatggatggatggaaaggGACGAGATATGGATTGGATTGCATTCGTGAGGTGGCTCATTGTTTTTGGTGTGCAGGCAGTGGATGAATGAATAATGTCCGGTGGTGAATGAACCTCGTCGCAAGGCAGATAGATAGGTATGTAAGACCcatcgatgatgatgatgttacTTTACTTGCGTAGGTAGGCAGATATATCCGTTTTAGGTTGCAAAtcttgatttttttttttgcacaTGGGGGATTCTGACTATGATTCacgccatcaacatcagAACTCACTTTTGTTGTTCAACGTGTTCATACCTAGGCTATGCCAATATACATGACGAAATATAACTTGAGTTGAGTGTTAGGTCCATTGACTAGTGTAAATCTTTCTATGACTGCGTGCGTATGTGTACAAGTAGGCAGTAAAACACGTTGTATCAAGACATGTCATCGTGTCATGTCGTAATTGATAATACCGAACGACATAAGCCTACCTGCCTGCCTAATTTCCGGGAGTCAGACTGACTGGCTCATTGACTAGTACCACCCCCAATTAAAACAATTACGCCTCTCAGCCTAGGTACTAACAATCCAACATCTAGAATAAGCTTCTATAGCATATGCGTGCTCTGATATTACAGTAACAATGATTTATGCACATTCGACATACGCAGTGGAGGTGCATCTCGTTACCGTACTTAGGTTAGCTACCTAGGCTGACTTCCaatctccatccatccatcatcttgtTCATCCTGTTTCATTCCGTTGTTGATTGACTCACGATTTTTGAacactttcttctttttcccgcTGCTATTCCCGACTTTTGCACTCTTTCGCTTCCCACCCGCTCAAGGCATATTTCCATACACAGAATCATCCATCCGTAAGCCAGCTACactggtgatggtgggaaGCTAGTGTAGGTGCCTATACTCACAAAAGTCATTACAAGCTATTGCGCCAagcgggcaggcaggcaggcggGCGGGATCTCCAACCCCCATGACTACTATGTACTATGGTAGACTGCCTACAAGGTGATTGATGATCATCCGAAACCGAGGATTCGCGTCCGCAAATTTTCCCGCTGGAAACGGCGATGAAAGGGATGATGAAAAGGGATGAACACGCGTTCATCCCTcattataaaaagaaaagaaaaaaaaaaggaagaaaggaaacgtCGTTCGAAGGAGGCTCGGCATCCTTGGGacggtacctaggtaattaTTGGGATCCTTGGCAAAGTTGAGGCTGCCCGAGCGTTGGTCAGCGCAGAGGGAGCCCAAACAGTACATACCTTcgttaccttacctacccactATAGTAAAGCCTTATCGCAACTGTTTTGGTGTAGCGTCGGCCGATAAGTTTTAGTGTGAAAGCCGCTGTGTACTGcatagtaggtaggtgtagTGGTCCCCGCCCCCCCGCTGAACCCGACGGCTATCGACCCCGGTCGTCCCTtccgggcggcggcggtctaCATAGTCttacggacggacggacgatAGGCCGATAGCTGTGAtgcggtgccggtgccaGTGCCGGTTAGTCCGGGACTCCCATTTCCCATCTGCCCAGCTAGTCAAGTCTGTTCGGTTGGTCGGTCAGTCGGTCGATCGGTCGGCCAGGCCGAGGTGAGGGGGGGTCTTGGTTTTGAGAAGAGGCGCATTGCATTAGCTTAACCCCGGGCGGCCGGGATGGGGGCGGTCGATCCCCGCAGGTCCCGATCCCAGGTCCCTCCATCCCTCCATCCCTCCACGGTCGGGCCGCGCGGGGGGGGCTAGGCCATCAGGGTTCCCCGTTCGTTGGGGCCTAGTGACCCCATTTTAAGCCCCGTTCAGGAGGTGGCATTGCGAAATCCCGTCGTGCTTGCGGGGTGTAGTAATGGACGATAACGGTCGGTCTCGGTCTGGCCTTGGATTTGGACTTTTGGGATTTGGAATTTTACCAGGTTACCGTGACCGTTCGTGGCTATGGTTCACTCATTATGCATCTATGTGCATGACTCGGTGtattcttccacttcttccatgGAATATGTAACGCCGGCAGGCGTTGGATGTTCACAATGCAAGATTTGTGCATCTGTTGGTCCTGACTGCGCTCGTAGGATTGTGCTTATGTACCTATGTATGTCTATCTAGACCAATTCCTGCTGGATAagcagtcagtcagtctaCACCTACTCGGCACGGGAAATTGGAGGAAATTCAttagaaggaaggaagttgGTCGCCATCCGCAGACGAGGCAGGCCCAGCTT
Coding sequences:
- a CDS encoding cyclin, which produces MGLPSSTSMSLNELNAKALDNFVYSKVDRDMIRFLATAASEVIQCDPTMMPSPTVAATSGREQQPTAPPKVVKCEDGGLPTLEAFISQLVVSSNVQVPTLMSSLVYLRRLKSRLQPNAKGLRCTTHRIFLAALILAAKYLNDSSPKNKHWASYTNMSSSAYNFGFSRTEVNLMEKQLLCLLDWELRITEEDLYRELDYFLAPIRRDYEVRYARRMREKAEKRQRQLEEEAWVQVAAAAAAAQHIQQQQQQQQQPTYISPPSSRGSSRSRNGYASRDTSPPGLSSSASSYTSSTSRSTTPDSELDLPHSYVAINGDDYYQSAAIPPCVPEKDAAAVYFSNTRGAAVSAAGTKRGVLPYEITAEDLDDSSRVKRMRGMLGRVFGANADRNVIPVR